One region of Spiroplasma culicicola AES-1 genomic DNA includes:
- a CDS encoding alpha/beta fold hydrolase yields MKEITLKGQDNLDLAVFVYDDVKNPIGVVQLVHGSCEHSQRYTEFIEYLNSNDYIVVASDHRGHGKTAQLQNTMLGFFAPNDGWNILIDDLKVINDYIHQNYGDLKITMMGHSMGSFMVRTYLIKYGSTINKAILSGTAWYNPFLMKYAIWFARKRKKKYGQYFRDDFIWSLSYKSFNKKWISHNSTGNEWLSIDEENRIKFSKDLTCGFMFTSTAFLDMFLGIVYNQKRKNMKHVPKDIPVLLISGEDDPVGAFKKGVKKTKKSFDKQKIKTEMIFYKDLRHEIVFDRDKELVFKDVLNFLKS; encoded by the coding sequence ATGAAAGAAATTACTTTAAAAGGACAAGACAATTTAGATTTAGCTGTTTTTGTTTATGATGATGTCAAAAATCCAATTGGTGTTGTTCAATTAGTTCATGGAAGTTGTGAACATTCACAACGTTATACTGAATTTATTGAATATTTAAATAGCAACGATTATATAGTTGTTGCATCAGATCATAGAGGTCATGGAAAAACCGCTCAACTTCAAAACACTATGTTGGGGTTTTTTGCTCCAAATGATGGGTGAAATATTTTAATTGATGATTTAAAAGTCATCAATGATTATATTCATCAAAATTATGGTGACTTAAAAATAACAATGATGGGACATTCAATGGGAAGCTTTATGGTAAGAACTTATTTAATAAAATATGGTTCAACTATAAATAAGGCAATTTTATCTGGAACTGCTTGATATAATCCATTCTTAATGAAATATGCAATTTGATTTGCACGTAAACGTAAGAAAAAATATGGTCAATACTTTAGAGATGATTTTATTTGATCTTTAAGTTATAAATCATTTAATAAAAAGTGAATTTCACATAATTCAACTGGAAATGAATGATTAAGTATTGATGAGGAAAATCGCATTAAATTTTCAAAAGATTTAACTTGTGGTTTTATGTTTACTTCAACTGCTTTTTTAGATATGTTTTTAGGAATTGTTTATAATCAAAAACGCAAAAACATGAAGCATGTACCCAAAGATATTCCAGTTTTATTGATTAGTGGAGAAGATGATCCAGTAGGAGCTTTTAAAAAAGGTGTTAAGAAAACTAAAAAATCTTTTGATAAGCAAAAGATTAAAACAGAAATGATTTTTTATAAAGATTTAAGACATGAAATTGTTTTTGATAGAGACAAAGAACTTGTTTTTAAAGATGTTTTAAACTTCTTAAAAAGTTAA